From a region of the Salminus brasiliensis chromosome 4, fSalBra1.hap2, whole genome shotgun sequence genome:
- the sprn gene encoding shadow of prion protein produces the protein MNRAVATCWVFLLLSAFLFDQVMSKGGRGGARGSARGSARGGRSSRARGSSSVRVAGAAAAGAVVALGAGGWYASAQRRPDDSSERGDDYYSNRTDWELYLARTSSAVTHEFTYSGLFSILLPVNFLIS, from the coding sequence ATGAACAGAGCTGTAGCTACTTGCTGGGTATTCCTGCTTCTGTCTGCTTTCCTGTTTGACCAAGTGATGTCCAAAGGTGGCAGAGGGGGCGCCAGGGGTTCTGCCCGGGGAAGTGCGCGGGGAGGCCGTTCGTCACGTGCTCGTGGCTCATCCTCCGTGCGGGTGGCTGGAGCCGCCGCAGCAGGGGCTGTGGTTGCACTGGGTGCAGGTGGTTGGTACGCTTCTGCCCAGCGCCGACCGGACGACAGCTCAGAGCGTGGGGATGATTATTACAGCAATAGAACAGACTGGGAGCTTTATTTAGCCAGGACATCAAGTGCGGTGACCCATGAGTTCACATATAGCGGACTGTTCTCAATATTGCTGCCAGTAAACTTTCTGATTTCTTGA
- the LOC140554191 gene encoding uncharacterized protein isoform X2, producing MAESRHPVSEPSAPEGAIPSNPTTNKDSILTLLKTSTEQVKVQVQPEELFKSSSEVSHSEKVVDDDSHIKVKVRVPVTHRAVDRLSIRSASRPHSIAEVHISEGVELQLGDGMNLGNEQAPLAFKENASSSHTDLREQILVPSKLSVQRSNSDSLQTQKEGPALLLHCDTAGPNCLGKNQEAPIQSFICKQAMQLQQSNTTTTFCTAGSTGSGSPTQQSCCIHICTAQFSGDLGMDTKHTRFEDAVCCGSYNHGTLEDTFAAYCHPQPIPAPAQLLPRQTGLKGDCRGQMGGPALLALPPLISSVSETGLDAKRLLRCCNLDCNWPTPLCQAGCQQHIKEESRSTRDAGTMTSSKDLRDVGVQVRVQMDSDRPPQHVFPEVCLMDERTNGTDKPSVSQKSPVKEVKWDAEGMTWEVYGASVDPEELGLAIQKHLELQIKETAGRAAKLARQDTNMSQNSTGKSQRKRRGLMAALRPPGCCSRTTTAVD from the coding sequence ATGGCGGAGAGCAGGCATCCTGTGTCAGAACCATCTGCACCAGAAGGTGCCATACCATCCAATCCAACCACCAATAAGGACAGCATTCTTACACTTTTAAAGACCTCCACTGAACAGGTGAAGGTCCAGGTCCAGCCTGAGGAGCTCTTTAAGAGTTCCAGTGAGGTATCACATTCAGAAAAAGTGGTGGACGATGACAGCCATATAAAAGTGAAAGTAAGAGTGCCTGTCACACACCGTGCAGTTGACCGCTTATCTATTCGCAGTGCATCACGTCCTCACAGTATTGCAGAGGTCCACATATCTGAGGGGGTAGAGCTCCAGCTAGGAGATGGCATGAACCTTGGGAATGAGCAGGCGCCTCTGGCCTTTAAGGAGAATGCTTCTTCCTCACATACAGACTTAAGAGAGCAGATTTTGGTCCCATCTAAGCTATCTGTTCAGAGGAGCAACTCTGATAGCCTGCAAACTCAGAAAGAAGGCCCTGCTTTGCTTCTGCACTGTGACACCGCTGGCCCTAATTGTCTGGGTAAGAATCAAGAAGCACCCATCCAGTCTTTTATTTGCAAACAGGCCATGCAACTGCAGCAgagcaacaccaccaccaccttctgCACAGCAGGCAGCACTGGTTCAGGCAGCCCGACCCAGCAAAGTTGCTGCATTCACATTTGCACTGCTCAGTTCTCAGGAGATCTTGGAATGGACACAAAACACACCAGGTTTGAAGATGCTGTCTGCTGTGGCTCATACAACCATGGAACTCTTGAGGACACTTTTGCTGCCTACTGTCATCCCCAGCCCATCCCAGCTCCTGCCCAGCTGTTGCCACGACAAACAGGCCTGAAGGGAGACTGCAGGGGCCAGATGGGTGGCCCAGCTTTGCTGGCTCTCCCTCCACTCATTTCTTCGGTTAGCGAGACGGGGCTGGATGCCAAGAGGCTGCTCCGCTGCTGTAACCTTGACTGCAATTGGCCCACTCCATTGTGTCAGGCCGGGTGTCAGCAGCACATCAAGGAAGAAAGTAGAAGCACCAGAGATGCAGGGACCATGACCTCCAGCAAGGACCTGAGGGACGTTGGCGTCCAGGTAAGAGTTCAGATGGATTCCGACAGGCCGCCTCAACACGTTTTCCCAGAGGTTTGCCTGATGGATGAGAGGACGAATGGAACGGATAAACCTTCGGTATCCCAGAAGTCTCCGGTGAAGGAGGTGAAGTGGGATGCAGAAGGCATGACATGGGAGGTTTATGGAGCTTCAGTGGACCCTGAGGAGCTGGGCCTGGCCATCCAGAAGCACCTGGAGCTGCAGATTAAGGAGACTGCAGGGAGAGCCGCAAAGCTTGCCCGACAGGACACAAACATGTCCCAGAACAGCACAGGGAAGAGCCAGCGGAAGAGGAGGGGCTTAATGGCAGCTCTGCGCCCTCCAGGCTGCTGTTCCCGCACTACTACTGCAGTGGACTGA
- the LOC140554191 gene encoding uncharacterized protein isoform X1, whose amino-acid sequence MFSMAESRHPVSEPSAPEGAIPSNPTTNKDSILTLLKTSTEQVKVQVQPEELFKSSSEVSHSEKVVDDDSHIKVKVRVPVTHRAVDRLSIRSASRPHSIAEVHISEGVELQLGDGMNLGNEQAPLAFKENASSSHTDLREQILVPSKLSVQRSNSDSLQTQKEGPALLLHCDTAGPNCLGKNQEAPIQSFICKQAMQLQQSNTTTTFCTAGSTGSGSPTQQSCCIHICTAQFSGDLGMDTKHTRFEDAVCCGSYNHGTLEDTFAAYCHPQPIPAPAQLLPRQTGLKGDCRGQMGGPALLALPPLISSVSETGLDAKRLLRCCNLDCNWPTPLCQAGCQQHIKEESRSTRDAGTMTSSKDLRDVGVQVRVQMDSDRPPQHVFPEVCLMDERTNGTDKPSVSQKSPVKEVKWDAEGMTWEVYGASVDPEELGLAIQKHLELQIKETAGRAAKLARQDTNMSQNSTGKSQRKRRGLMAALRPPGCCSRTTTAVD is encoded by the exons ATG ttttcgATGGCGGAGAGCAGGCATCCTGTGTCAGAACCATCTGCACCAGAAGGTGCCATACCATCCAATCCAACCACCAATAAGGACAGCATTCTTACACTTTTAAAGACCTCCACTGAACAGGTGAAGGTCCAGGTCCAGCCTGAGGAGCTCTTTAAGAGTTCCAGTGAGGTATCACATTCAGAAAAAGTGGTGGACGATGACAGCCATATAAAAGTGAAAGTAAGAGTGCCTGTCACACACCGTGCAGTTGACCGCTTATCTATTCGCAGTGCATCACGTCCTCACAGTATTGCAGAGGTCCACATATCTGAGGGGGTAGAGCTCCAGCTAGGAGATGGCATGAACCTTGGGAATGAGCAGGCGCCTCTGGCCTTTAAGGAGAATGCTTCTTCCTCACATACAGACTTAAGAGAGCAGATTTTGGTCCCATCTAAGCTATCTGTTCAGAGGAGCAACTCTGATAGCCTGCAAACTCAGAAAGAAGGCCCTGCTTTGCTTCTGCACTGTGACACCGCTGGCCCTAATTGTCTGGGTAAGAATCAAGAAGCACCCATCCAGTCTTTTATTTGCAAACAGGCCATGCAACTGCAGCAgagcaacaccaccaccaccttctgCACAGCAGGCAGCACTGGTTCAGGCAGCCCGACCCAGCAAAGTTGCTGCATTCACATTTGCACTGCTCAGTTCTCAGGAGATCTTGGAATGGACACAAAACACACCAGGTTTGAAGATGCTGTCTGCTGTGGCTCATACAACCATGGAACTCTTGAGGACACTTTTGCTGCCTACTGTCATCCCCAGCCCATCCCAGCTCCTGCCCAGCTGTTGCCACGACAAACAGGCCTGAAGGGAGACTGCAGGGGCCAGATGGGTGGCCCAGCTTTGCTGGCTCTCCCTCCACTCATTTCTTCGGTTAGCGAGACGGGGCTGGATGCCAAGAGGCTGCTCCGCTGCTGTAACCTTGACTGCAATTGGCCCACTCCATTGTGTCAGGCCGGGTGTCAGCAGCACATCAAGGAAGAAAGTAGAAGCACCAGAGATGCAGGGACCATGACCTCCAGCAAGGACCTGAGGGACGTTGGCGTCCAGGTAAGAGTTCAGATGGATTCCGACAGGCCGCCTCAACACGTTTTCCCAGAGGTTTGCCTGATGGATGAGAGGACGAATGGAACGGATAAACCTTCGGTATCCCAGAAGTCTCCGGTGAAGGAGGTGAAGTGGGATGCAGAAGGCATGACATGGGAGGTTTATGGAGCTTCAGTGGACCCTGAGGAGCTGGGCCTGGCCATCCAGAAGCACCTGGAGCTGCAGATTAAGGAGACTGCAGGGAGAGCCGCAAAGCTTGCCCGACAGGACACAAACATGTCCCAGAACAGCACAGGGAAGAGCCAGCGGAAGAGGAGGGGCTTAATGGCAGCTCTGCGCCCTCCAGGCTGCTGTTCCCGCACTACTACTGCAGTGGACTGA